A genomic stretch from Caldicellulosiruptoraceae bacterium PP1 includes:
- a CDS encoding ABC transporter ATP-binding protein, with amino-acid sequence MAKILEVKDLKTSFFTHVGEVKAVDNVSFYIDEAEAVGIVGESGSGKSVTSMSLMRLIAPPGKIVNGQIIFEGEDLLTKTEKQMQQIRGNRISMIFQDPMTSLNPVFTIGNQLVEAIKTHNNVTTEEAKKRAIEMLKLVGIPSPERRLKQYPHEFSGGMRQRVMIAMALSCNPKLLIADEPTTALDVTIQAQILELLKDLQQKIKMSIILITHDLGVVADICSRVIVMYGGIIVEQGSVNEIFYNPKHPYTWGLLKSVPKMHEGLKKRLVPIEGQPPDLLKPPKGCPFAPRCEWAMKVCLEHRPPLFDVGEKHIARCWLNHEYTPKDILESINNR; translated from the coding sequence TTGGCGAAAATACTTGAAGTTAAGGATTTAAAAACCTCTTTCTTTACCCACGTAGGTGAGGTAAAAGCTGTTGATAATGTATCATTTTATATAGATGAAGCAGAAGCTGTAGGTATTGTTGGTGAATCTGGTAGTGGAAAATCTGTTACTTCTATGTCACTTATGAGGCTTATTGCACCTCCAGGTAAAATAGTCAATGGACAGATTATTTTTGAAGGCGAAGACCTTTTAACAAAAACTGAAAAGCAAATGCAACAAATTAGAGGTAATAGGATTAGTATGATATTCCAAGATCCTATGACATCATTAAATCCTGTGTTTACTATTGGAAATCAATTAGTAGAAGCTATAAAAACACATAATAATGTTACAACAGAAGAAGCCAAAAAAAGAGCAATAGAAATGCTCAAATTAGTTGGTATACCAAGCCCAGAAAGAAGATTAAAGCAATACCCACACGAATTTTCTGGTGGAATGAGACAAAGAGTTATGATTGCTATGGCTTTATCGTGTAACCCTAAATTATTGATTGCAGATGAGCCTACAACAGCACTTGATGTTACTATTCAAGCACAAATACTTGAACTGTTGAAAGATCTCCAACAGAAAATTAAAATGTCAATAATACTAATTACACACGATCTTGGTGTTGTAGCTGATATTTGTTCAAGAGTAATTGTAATGTATGGTGGCATTATTGTAGAACAAGGTTCTGTTAATGAAATATTCTATAATCCTAAGCATCCTTATACATGGGGACTTTTAAAATCAGTTCCTAAAATGCACGAAGGTCTTAAGAAAAGGCTTGTTCCAATAGAAGGACAACCGCCAGATTTATTAAAACCACCAAAGGGATGTCCATTTGCTCCTCGTTGTGAGTGGGCAATGAAGGTTTGTTTAGAACATAGGCCTCCGCTTTTTGATGTTGGTGAAAAGCATATTGCACGTTGTTGGCTAAACCATGAATATACTCCAAAAGATATTTTAGAATCAATAAATAACAGATAA